The following DNA comes from Synechococcus sp. CC9616.
GGCCGCTTCTCTCAGGGCCTGGCGTCGCTCCTCAAAGGCGCTCTCCCCCTGCAGGTAGCTCTCGCCATGAAGGTCGCGGCAGCGCTGATAGGCCCAGGGGGTCGAGACGCTCACATCAGGATCCTTCAACAACAACACCGCCATTAGATCCGTGGGGGAAGGCAGAACTTCCAGCAGCTCGCCGCGCCCAAAGCAAAGCTGACTGCCGCCGCGGATGCAGAACGGCATGTCGGAGCCGAGCTCCGCCGCCAACTCCTCAAGTTCGACATGGCTGCGCCCCAGTCCCCAGAGATGGTTGAGGCCAACGAGAGCCGCCGCACCGTCGCTCGAACCCCCGGCCAAGCCAGCACCGATGGGGATGTGTTTCTCAAGGTGGATCGAGGCCCCGAGCTCGTTGAACCCAGAGCGCTCTCGCAGCAGGTGAGCCGCCTTCAGCACGAGGTTGTCGTTGCCAATGCTGAGGCTGGGCTCATTGCAGCGGAGGCTGAGCTGGGCATCAGCCGTGTTCTGGAATTCGAGACAGTCCGCCAGATCGATGCTCTGCATCACCATGGCCAACTCGTGAAAGCCATCGGAGCGAAGCCCCAGAACTTCCAGATGCAGGTTCACCTTGGCTGGAGCCGTCACTGTGATCGCGCTCATGACCATGGTGCTGATGCATCGCTGTGATTCAAACCCGTCGCCAGCGCCACCCAAGCCTGTGGAGCAACCTCCTGGGGCCGCTGTTTCAGATCAACACCTGCAGCAGCGGCCAGATTTTCGAGATCGATCGTCTCCGCCAGAGTCGCCAGGCTGTTGCGCAGCATTTTTCTGCGGCTGAGAAAGGCCATCTTCAGCAAAGACTCCACCCGCTGCGCCAGCGCTGGGGCAAGCCGCTGTTCTGCGGTGAATGGATCGATGGTGATCACCTCAGACTGCACCTGGGGAGGCGGCTGAAAGCAACGCGGGGGGACAGGGCAGACGCTGCGACAGGTCGCCAGCAACTGCATACGGACCGATAAGGCGCTGAAACTGCTCTGACCGGGCCTGGCACGAATGCGTTCCGCCACCTCTTTCTGCAGCAACAGCACCAGGCGCTGATAGGGCTGAACCGCTGGCCGGTCCAGACGACCAACCAAACGCTCCAACAGGGGTCCCGTGATGTTGTAAGGGATGTTGGCGACAACCTTGTCGGCAGGTCGCTGATCCGGCAGGTCCAGAGGCTGCTTCAGTACATCCCCCTGCGACAGGGAAAAGCGTGGATCGTCCGCGAATTGCTCACGCAGACCGGCCACGAGATCTCGATCGAGCTCCACGGCATGAACCGCTGCCGCCGGGGACCGGAGCAGGCGCATGGTGAGCGCTCCACGACCAGGTCCTACCTCCAGCACCCGATCCTGGGGATGCAGATCCGCCGCCTCAAGGATGCGATCAAGCACCGCAGCATCCCGAAGCCAGTGCTGACCGAAACGCTTGCGGGCGGTATGGCCGGAGAAGCTCATGCCTCAACTGTGCATCAGCTTCAGGCCTCAGCCGTGCTCCTCAGCCAAGGTGATCCACCGCCAGCCAACGAACAGGTGCCATACGCCGATTGAGCGGTACCAGCGCCAACACCACCTGCAACATCTGATGCGCATGCTCGGGATGATCGGCACGCCAGCAACTGATGGCGCGAGCCAGTTTGCGGCGTTTGTACGCGCCAAAAGCGTCCAGCCCACCTCTGTCTCGATCACGGGCGGAGCGGCCCTTCACCTCCACCACCAACAGCCTGGAGCCTTTGAGGAGCACCAGATCCAACTCGCCCCATCGGCAGCGCCAGTTGCGATTCAGAACCATCCAACCCCGCTGATGCAGCAGCGCAGCGGCATGGCGTTCCGCCTGCTGGCCAAGTTGGTACGTGTGGGTCATCGCACAAAGCGAAGGCAACTGGACGACAGCGTTCCCCTGACTTGTCGGAGCGCGCCATCGTGAGCTCAGCCATGACCGTCAGATGGCTCGACGATCACTGCCCACCTGGATCAACGCACCGCTACAAACCGCCGTAGCGGCCGTGCTTTCGCTGACCCTGGCCAGGTTGTTGCAGCTGCCGGAGGCGTTCTGGGCACCGATTTCAGCCATCGTCTGCTCTCTCGACGCTTTTGACGGCGCGGCTGTCGTCGCCCGTCGCCGCTTGCTGGGGACCTTTTTCGGAGTCACGATCGCCGCGATTCAAATCTCCCTGACACCCCACGGTCTGATCAGTTACGCCCTGGTCGTTGCCGTACTGGGACTGATCTGCAGCCTGATACGCCTGCATCCCAGTGCCTTCCGCTTTGGAGCCATCGCACTCACGGTGGTGGTCACATCACCGGATCAAGGCGCGGTTTGGATGACGGCTGCCACACGCTTCGTGGATGTGTCCCTCGGCATCCTGGTTGCCCTGGCTGTGGTGCGGGTCTGGCCGGCCCAGGACGATGCCGACAACGCTTGAGGGATTGAATGTTTGCTGAATCCTCTCTGCAGCAACGCAGTGCGCTGGGCTTCTGCTTCAAGATGATTCGATAACCGGTTTGCAGGTTGATGAAAGGGTTTCTGGCAATGCTGTTCGCCCTGGCTCTCGCCATCACGGGCAACGCCATTCCCGTCCATGCCGAGGTGATCAGCCTACACAGCATCAGTCCAGAAGGTGTCGGCCAGAGCATCGGCACCGTGACGGCTCTGGACAGCGATGACGGCTTGGTGATCGAAGCGAACCTCACCGGTCTCAAACCCGGTGAATACGGTTTCCACCTTCACGAAAACGGCAGCTGCCAACCCGGTTTGCAACAAGGGGTGTCGGTGGCAGGCCTGGGTGCTGGCGGTCACTGGGATCCCGACAACACCGGACGCCATCTCGGACCCTTCGGCGATGGCCATCGCGGGGACCTCAGCCGCTTGATCGTCTCCCCTGACGGGCGGACGACGGAACCAGTGGTGGCACCACGCCTGAACCTTTCAGACCTTCAAGGCCATGCTCTGATCCTTCACAGCGGAGGTGACACCTACAGCGATGAGCCACCCCTCGGCGGCGGTGGAGCCCGAATGGCCTGCGGCCTCCCGGAAGCTTTGATCCAATCCGCCTAGGGTCCAGTTGACTCTGATCGTCCCCATGAGACGTACCGCGCTGTCTCTTCTTACCGCTTTGGTGCTGATCATTCCCTTAATGCTCAGCGCCGCATCAACTGTTGATGCCGCCATGGATGTGGCCAAGCAGGTGTTGATCGGAGCGGACTATTCCGACCGTGATCTACGCGGGGCGACCTTCAATCTCAGCAACCTGCGCGAAGCAAACCTGTCCGGGTCTGATCTGAGAGGGGCCAGCCTCTACGGAGCCAAGCTTCAGGATGCCGATCTCAGCGGTACCGATTTACGCGAGGCCACCCTGGATGCGGCAGTTCTCACCGGAACTGATCTCTCCGACGCCATTCTGGAAGGGGCCTTTGCGTTCAACACGCGTTTCAAGGACGTCACCATCAGCGGAGCCGACTTCACCGATGTGCCGATGCGAGGTGATCAACTGAAAAGTCTCTGCGCTGTGGCCTCAGGAACCAACCCAATCACTGGCCGAGAGACCCGTACCAGCCTCGGCTGCAGTTGAACGCAGAGTCATGAGTTTTGACCAAAACAGCCTTGACCGTCTTCGGGAACTGGGACGACAGCTCCCCCAGAAGCTGCCGGATCCTGAGCCGGCAACGAGCAAGTCCAGCGGCAATCGCAGAGGTGCAAAAGGGTGGGACCATCAGGGGCCACAACTCCACAAGGTGGAAACCGAACAGGATCCGGACGTCCTGTTCCGGGAACTGATGAGCGCCAGCGAAGATGGCACCGTTCCCGATCACCTGATGTCGCGTTTGAGGCGACTGGAAGCCCAGCGTCAGCCAGCGGCCCGTCAGGCGCTTCAGGAACCGATCAGCTCCACCGACCTTCCGGCTCCACCTCGTGTCAGCGGAAAAAGCAACGTGAAGAACACGCGTCCCAGTCGCCCAAACGTGTCGCCAGGAAGTGAAGAGGAAAGTCTCTATGTGGCATTTGGGCAGCTGTTGCTGGAGGACGACGAGGACAACGCTTGAATCCCTCGCGTCTCCGAATCCTTGCGGTGGGGAAAGTTCGCCGACGCTGGGTCCAAGAGGGGATTGATCTCTACCGAAAACGCCTGCCTGGACTCCAGATTCAGGAACTGCGTGACGGCACACGCGAGAAGGAGGCCGATGCGATTCGTGCCGCGCGACGACCCGACGAACAACTCGTGGTGCTGACCGAGGAGGGAGACAACTTTGGATCAGTGTCCTTCGCCCAGAAGATCGAGCAGGCCAGTCACGAACGTATCGCTTTTGTGATCGGCGGCGCTGATGGCATAACCGATGCGCTCAAGGCCGAGGCACGTTGGCAACTGAGCTTGTCCCCAATGACCTTCCCCCATGAACTGGCCAGACTGCTTCTGATTGAACAGTTGTTTCGGGCCCAGGCAATCCTGCAGGGAAGTCCGTATCACCGCGCCTGAGCCGATGCTGCACATCGTCGACCAGTTGGTTCCAGACCAGGACCTGACAGCCCTGCGTGAACTCTGCAATGCCCACGGAGAGCTGCGACAACAATTCGATGGGAACAGTCTGTTCAGCTGGATTCCAACCTCAGAGAACAGTCCCCCGACACGATCTCCCCACAGCTCAGAGAACCAGGCCCTGATCGAAAGCTATCTGAATCAGCATCTGAATCCACTGATCCAACGCTTCGCCCCGGATGCGATTGGGGTCGAGTGGTGGTGCAACACCAACAACGATCTGGACTGGCATGTCGACAAGGACGAGGCCTATGCCGCCGCATGCGGTCGTCACCAGCTTCCGATCCTGTCAACGGTGTTTTATCCCCACAGCCGCTGCGCCGGAGGAGAGCTGCTGATCGCCGACAGTCACGACATCCAACCCAACAGCCCGATCGGGATCCCCGACTTCCGCTCGGTGATCTCAGTTCCCCCCATTGTCAATCGCCTGGTGATTTTTTCAGCGGGAGTACTGCATCGCATCAATCCTTTTGAAGGCGAGAGATACTCCATCGCAGTGAATTTTTGGGGACAAGCACTCAGTCAAGACAGTCCCTGAACCATGCGGTTCGGCATCAGGCAGCTGAAACCGAATCGCGGCTTGCGGCATGGATCCGATGCATTGCTTGGCGAGCGAACAACCTCCCAGCCTGATGCGCGTCAGACAACGATCGATAGTTCCCAACAAAATCGTAGTCAGCACCATTCGAGGTGGCCGCAACCGCGTAGAGACGCGGGGAAACACGGATAACGGTCCAGCTCAAATGGCAGGCTGGAGCTTGATTTTGGACACTCATTCCCATCTCCAGAAGCGAATAGAAGCAAACTAAATCACGAACACGGAGCGACTTCTGGAACTTATTATTTCTCAAATAAGTATTGCCCCCAAAGAACGCATATACCAATCATAAGAAAAATCCTACGTTCAATAAGTAATTCGTCCTAGGCACTTTTTATACCTTCATGATTCATTTTGGAATTCTCATTAACGGTGATAAATAGCATCAACACACACCCTCTTGAGCATGGCAAAGCGCAACGCCGAACAAGCCCTGCCCAGCACTGACGAACGCTGGGCCTCGGTCGACAGCTACCTGATCTGCATCTCCGAATGCGACTTGAACGACGGTCGCTGCATGACCCGCTGCCTGGAGGTCCACCTGAAGGAGGAGGAACCTGCAGCCGATTTATGAACGCAATTGAGAATCACTTGCATTCTCTCGACTCCTCCTGTTGACTTGCGAGAAGTTCGCAACAAGAGATCGTGATTCGCGTCTTCGGGCATCGCGATGCCCTGCTGTCAGCTTTGGTCGCCAACTGGGCCAACGAGCGCCTCGGGCTCACCAAAGCGGCATCAACGAAATCGGCTGAAACTTCGCCACGGAGATGGTCCAGGCCCGCTCGCTGATCGACCGCAATCCAACTTTGAACGCCGCGAAATCTCCAGAGGTCAACCAGGCAGCCTTCAGAACAGGCAGATCCTCGGGAAGCCGCTCCATCGCCAATTCCACCAACAACAAACTTTCAGTGCCAGCAGCACGACTGAGTACCCCGTCATCGCTGCGCTGCCAAACACGAAGCAATAACTCCAGAGCAAGCGCATGTCCTAACTCTTGAGGTGCATTGCCTTCCCCAGCAAGCTGTTTCTGAGAGCGACCGGCAAGGGGAAGTGCCCGCCCACCCCCCTGCTCCATCAGCGCCAACGCAACGAGATAGGGACTGTCGGCCATGCTGGAAATAAATACGTCTACATAAATACTCCACTTTCAACACAACCGAGTTATCTTGCCGAAAGATTGCGCATTATCGATGCTCCGCCTGAAAGACTCCCTGATTAGCAATAACAAAAGCCTGAAGAAATCATTTGTCTACGAAGGACGCGCCTCAAGAGAAGAATACTTTCTTTTTATCTACTTCCAAATTGTTTTCGTTATCTTCAACCTTATTTTAATCACGCTCACTTCTCCAATCCTTAATCTCTTGCCTCCAAATGTCAAGAATATCATTCTGATCATCCTTTCACTTCCGTTGGTTGTTTATTACGTGGGCCTTCCATTCGCCTATGCCTCGTTGTGTGTTCGCCGTCTTCACGACCTCGGCATGGGCCTGAAGAGCTGGTACATGCTTCCGTTCGTCTCTCACAAAATGGGCAGCAAAGAACCCAATGCATGGGGGGAATCACCCCGCGCTTAAGGCCTTGGGCGGATTGAAGCCTTTAAGGGTTCGTTGACTGGAGCAGAGATATCACTTCACCTCATCTCGTGAGCTGACGGGATGGCCTAGATGACCTCAATCATCTGAACGAGATCATCAGCGGTCAGGCTATCGCCTGTGAAATACGCAATGGCTTCATCAGCGAGCGAAATCAGCAGAGATTCACCAACGGCCTCGAGGGTTTCCAAGGTGACCGTGACGGGTAAATCATCCTTGTTGCCAGTTGCCTTGATCTGAATACGATCATTTTGATCCAGATTTTTAATCCGGTCAGGATTTTGATCCTGCTTCACCTTGATCACGTCATTTTCACCATCCTGCTCATCGCCAAAGGTATTCTGTCCACCCCCACCAACGAGAACATCAGCGCCGGGGCCACCCGTTAAAACATCATTACCATGACCGCCTTTGAGCGTGTCATCACCGTTGTTTCCGTAAAGAAAGTCGTCACCCTTTTTGCCGACAACCAAGTCTTTACCTCCAGCACCATGCAGATCATTGCTGAGTTTGTTGCCTTTTAAAACACCATCCTCATCGTTGTTCCAAGAGGGCATCCCATCAATCAACATGGCCGGCAGCTTGCCTTTTTCCGACCATTCCGATTGATAATAAAGGATGCTCTGATGATCGGAAACAGCATTATATTTAAGTTCTGATTCTGAATCTTCACTGCCAGTCGCCGGATCGAGAACAAAATCTTCGTCGAATTCTCTGTAAGACTTTGACCAACCGTCAGGCAGAACTGATGAACTGAAAAGCTCTGCCAAAGCCTCGGCTGAACCTGGAGCAGCTGAATTCACATCACTTGTGTTCGCCCCCTGCGCGATATATTCATTACCCCATGGATCCTCAATAAAATAGTAGGTAATTTTCTCTCCTTGCTCATTCACAGCAGGAAATACCTCATTCTGATTCTTATCATTCACCAACATGCTCAACTGCCCTGCCTGCAACGACTCACTGGCTGCCGCGACGAAGGGATCTTCACCTGGAAACAGACCATCAGGAATCATGGCCTGCTGAAAAATCGTTCCATAGAACCAGGTGAAACCCTGATGATCCTTCATAAACATGTACGATTTTTCAGCCCCTTCCACCTGATTCGGACTCGCACCGAAGGTCTTCAACGACGTATCAAAAAAGGCATTTTTAAGTTCAATCTTCGCAAATCCGGGATCCGGCTCAAAACTGTCCCAATCATCCTCCGGGACAGGATTGTTTCCTCCCGCATAGGGATAGGAAGGATTCCTCCTGTTGTCAACCAAACCTGCTTGTATCCACGAGAGTCAGCACCGGCCGTCGATTCGCTAAGTATGTGGTAAATGTCTGGATCATCATTCAAATCACCAACAAAGGGAATTGTTGAGTCCTTAGCCATAGCGACAGGCTTGCCGAAGCGTTGATATCAATCTCGTATTAGCCAAAAAAGGGGTGATCTGCCGTCAGCCGCACTGCGCGCCCGGATCGACAGCAGCCTCAAACCACGGCTGGGGAATTATGGCCACGGATCGTCCACATCGTCGGCCGTCTCTCAAAAGCTGGTAGCTGCGACCGTTTGTCTCACGCACAATGAGCAGCAAGGAGCCCAGGGCCTGGATTGAATCGCCGCGAGCATCATCTCAACAATCCGTTGGCATTCAGAACTCAGATCAGCGTTGCAACGTTCTTGATGGCAAGTGGAAATCATTCACCAACCGCAATGACGGGCTGTCTGTGATCAAGGTTGTTCTTACATCAAAAAAGCGAATGCTTTGTAAAAAAAGAACCATCCTGAAAAAGACAACCTAGCATTTATAAAAATCGAATCAATCAAATGGCTGAACACGCTATCCCATTATATCCAAGCTTCGGTGCGTCCAGGATTGGGCTTAAAACCAATAAAAAAGGCGTGGTGACATTTGTCATCAATAAAGATGATTTCTCAAAAGTAACAGCTTTCACAGAACATCCCGACCGCTTAACGGGAGAATCGAGCATCAAATCATTCAAGAAAAACTACGATTCGATGTATGACGATATCCATCCGAATACAACATTAACGCACTGGAGCGACGGAGAACATTACACCGGTGTATTTGAAATTAAATCGTTCAAAAAGAAAGGCAATCAATATCATTTAAAGACAGACACATTGCTCAGCGAACATTCCGATGGTCTGTTGGCTCATGATTCTCAGTATTCCGAACTTGCTGCATTCTTCGACAGCTCTGCGGCCACTGATGTCATCCGAGAAGGAAGTTTTTTCCTAGAGGGCTCCAACGAAGTGGACAAAGAAGATTTTTGTAGCTGGTTCAGCGACATCACGCTGGATGGCGAATCCATCACCTGCTAATCAGCTGGCAACACCCTCAGCGTCAGGCCTTAGACGGATTGAACGGGTGTTCACCACCTCCCGACGCAAAGGATATTGCATACAATCAACAAGCTACTAACATTCAACACCAATCAAATATTGACCATTGAATTTTAATTTCCAAGACTCCTAACGCTTACTAGACAATAGTCACTCGCCGATCAGAAGATCTGGTGACTGCTAATCATGCCTTCATCAAGATGAAACAGTCACGCTCAAAACAGGTTCAAAAGCGAATCGATGCCAACATTGCAACAGAAGAGCTGACGCCCTGAATCAATACACCCGAATGTTAATCAGCAGATCAAGCGGTCCCCCAGGACGCACCGTCAGCAATTTTGAGAATTGCCATCTCGCACCCACCAATAACGGCGAGGCATGAACCGGGCAGAAGCGTTATAGTTCATATGTACTATCCCAGATTGAGGAATGGACGACGGGCAGTGCCAACCACTGCTGCCCTTGCAGCCCAGGGGCTCTCGAGGTCTTCCCCCCCTGGCTGGTGAACGGATCGCCGCAGGATTTCCCTCCCCCGCCGATGACTACGTCGAAGTGGGGATCGACCTGAACGAACAGCTCATCCGCCATCCCACCAGCACCTTCTTTCTGCGCGTCAGTGGCCAGTCGATGATCGATGCCGGCATTCATGACGGCGATCTGCTTGTGGTGGATCGCAGCCTCGAACCACGGCCGGGGCGTGTGGTGGTGGCCGTCCTCGACGGAGCCTTCACCCTCAAACGTCTCGCCCGCCATCGCGGTCGGCTGCGGCTGGAAGCGGCCAATCCCGATTACCCAGCCCTGGAACTCCATCGCTGCGGTGAGGTGCAGATCTGGGGTGTGGCCATTCATGTGATCCACCCGCTCTGAATCGCCGCCCCATGCCCCAGGCCACAGCCCTGATCGATGGCAACAATTTCTATGCCTCATGTGAACAGAGCCTGGACCCGAGCCTGATCGGCCGACCCGTCGTCGTGCTCTCCAACAACGACGGCTGCATCGTTGCCCGCAGCGCCGAGGCCCGCGCCCTGGGCATCGCCATGGGCACCCCCTATTTCAAGGCACGCCGGGAACTGCAGCGGCAGAACGTCGTGGTGCGCAGCTCCAACTACGCCCTCTATGCCGACATGAGCCAGCGGATGATGGCCGTGTTCGAAGCACACTGTGAAGACCTGGAGATCTATTCGATCGATGAAGCCTTCGGGCGCATGAGCCGGCCACACGATGGAGATCTCCAGAGCTGGGCACGCGGCCTGCGCGCACGGGTGCGGCGCGATCTGGGGCTACCGATTGCAATTGGTTTGGGAGCCAGTAAAGGCCAGGCAAAACTGGCCAATCGGCTGGCCAAACGAGTGCCGGGACATGCCGGAATATTCGATCTGATCCGCTGTGACGACGCGGATGGCTGGCTGGAGTCGGTCGAGATTGAGGACGTCTGGGGCATCGGACGCAAGCTCGCCCGTTGGTGCCGACTGCGGGGGATCAGCAATGCCCGACTGCTGCGGGACATGCCAAGCGGCGAACTGCGCGCAAAGTGCGGCGTGGTGGGGCTGCGCCTGCAACGGGAGCTACGCGGCCATGCCTGCCTGCCGCTCGACCTGGCCCCGTCCCCGAAACAGGAGACCTGCGTGAGCAGAAGTTTCAGTCGACCAATCACCAGCCTGGAGGAACTGCGCCAGGCGGTGGCGACCTATGTGGTGCGAGCCGCTGAGAAATTGCGGAAGCAACGTCAACGAGCGGCAGCCCTCACGGTGTACACGCGCACCAGTCCATTCATTCCAGCTTTTTACAGCCAGGCCGCCAGCACAACACTGGATCTCCCCAGCAACGACACAGCTGCACTGCTTGAGACTGCCCTGCCACTGGTGAACCATATTTTCCGGCCCCATCGGCAATTGGCCAAAGCCGGCGTCCTGATGCAGCACCTGCAGGGCACAGACATCCTGCAATCCCATCTACTGGTTCCCATGAGCGATGAGGAGCAGGCAAAGCGGGAACGACTCATGCAAACCATCGACCGCATCAACCACAAATATGGCCGTAATAGCCTGCAGTACGCGGCTTGTGGCCTGTCACAGCCCTGGTTGATGAAACGCGAGCAGCTTGGGGCGAACAGCACAACACGACTCGATCAAATCCCGATTGTTCATGCTCGCTAAAAGAGTCCCAACTGTCTCAAAAGCCATCTCATACCCCGCGAAATCACGCTGAATCACGGATAGACCGCGAAAGTGACCGCAGAAGGGTTGGCGGCGGCTAAGACTGCGGTCTGATTTGGAGCTGCCAGGGCAAACGTTGCTGAGAATCCCCTCTGAAACTGACCGTGTCCGTAAAGCGGGACAGGGTGCCATTCAGCGAACCGGTATATGTTCCCTAGGGATGCGTAGCACGTAACCACCGCAATATTTATTCGTATCCATAGCCTCGCTTGATGCCATAACGGCAAACAACTCTTGGGTTTGAATAGTTGAACTTGCAGAGCACTTGCAGATCAAACCGAGAGCCGTTGAGGAATTAAAAAGCGAGGGCGTCTTTCGGCCTGGAAAAATTTATTACAGCTCTGGTGTTCGGTCGCTGAGAGGCGCTCACGTTTACGGCACCGAGCTGTGCAGGCACCGCCTGTTGGAACATTCAGCAAAGCTGGCAGAAAGCGACCAGCAGGACAGAGAAGCTCAACCCTCTGAATGAGACCTTGGCATGGTGGCTTCAGGCAGACGGATCAGGACTCGACGTTGCTAAGAAAGAACTGGTTGCGGAATATGGCGGTTGCAATGGTTGCCGCAGATAACTCATTTCACTAAAATGACAACAGAAGACCCTGAGCGCCTGCCATCACCCCGCAGGTGCTTTTTATTGCCTAATTAGAATCTCTAGCCTAAAGGTACTTGACGCTACAAAGTGTCAGTTTCAGGAAGAAATATCGCAGCAGTGGAGTCAGAACATGTTGCACCATCAGTTGACTGGGGATCACGTTGGGAAGCGCTCAGAGTACATTACTGGCGACAACAAGGGCAAGAACAGTATGCGCAAGAATGTCAGGCGCTGGCCGATTAATTCTCCAAATAAAAAAAGCGACCGTTAAGGCCGCTTAG
Coding sequences within:
- the ispE gene encoding 4-(cytidine 5'-diphospho)-2-C-methyl-D-erythritol kinase, giving the protein MSAITVTAPAKVNLHLEVLGLRSDGFHELAMVMQSIDLADCLEFQNTADAQLSLRCNEPSLSIGNDNLVLKAAHLLRERSGFNELGASIHLEKHIPIGAGLAGGSSDGAAALVGLNHLWGLGRSHVELEELAAELGSDMPFCIRGGSQLCFGRGELLEVLPSPTDLMAVLLLKDPDVSVSTPWAYQRCRDLHGESYLQGESAFEERRQALREAAWTRPIQTELPPPLRNDLQAVVEPETPAVQKALQLLRSLPGTLAVAMSGSGPSCFALFPDLPSSQQARDALKTHLEIAGLSAWCCPLRLSGVRIEP
- the rsmA gene encoding 16S rRNA (adenine(1518)-N(6)/adenine(1519)-N(6))-dimethyltransferase RsmA: MSFSGHTARKRFGQHWLRDAAVLDRILEAADLHPQDRVLEVGPGRGALTMRLLRSPAAAVHAVELDRDLVAGLREQFADDPRFSLSQGDVLKQPLDLPDQRPADKVVANIPYNITGPLLERLVGRLDRPAVQPYQRLVLLLQKEVAERIRARPGQSSFSALSVRMQLLATCRSVCPVPPRCFQPPPQVQSEVITIDPFTAEQRLAPALAQRVESLLKMAFLSRRKMLRNSLATLAETIDLENLAAAAGVDLKQRPQEVAPQAWVALATGLNHSDASAPWS
- a CDS encoding YraN family protein, with product MTHTYQLGQQAERHAAALLHQRGWMVLNRNWRCRWGELDLVLLKGSRLLVVEVKGRSARDRDRGGLDAFGAYKRRKLARAISCWRADHPEHAHQMLQVVLALVPLNRRMAPVRWLAVDHLG
- a CDS encoding aromatic acid exporter family protein; this encodes MARRSLPTWINAPLQTAVAAVLSLTLARLLQLPEAFWAPISAIVCSLDAFDGAAVVARRRLLGTFFGVTIAAIQISLTPHGLISYALVVAVLGLICSLIRLHPSAFRFGAIALTVVVTSPDQGAVWMTAATRFVDVSLGILVALAVVRVWPAQDDADNA
- the sodC gene encoding superoxide dismutase family protein yields the protein MKGFLAMLFALALAITGNAIPVHAEVISLHSISPEGVGQSIGTVTALDSDDGLVIEANLTGLKPGEYGFHLHENGSCQPGLQQGVSVAGLGAGGHWDPDNTGRHLGPFGDGHRGDLSRLIVSPDGRTTEPVVAPRLNLSDLQGHALILHSGGDTYSDEPPLGGGGARMACGLPEALIQSA
- a CDS encoding pentapeptide repeat-containing protein, coding for MRRTALSLLTALVLIIPLMLSAASTVDAAMDVAKQVLIGADYSDRDLRGATFNLSNLREANLSGSDLRGASLYGAKLQDADLSGTDLREATLDAAVLTGTDLSDAILEGAFAFNTRFKDVTISGADFTDVPMRGDQLKSLCAVASGTNPITGRETRTSLGCS
- a CDS encoding 23S rRNA (pseudouridine(1915)-N(3))-methyltransferase RlmH; protein product: MNPSRLRILAVGKVRRRWVQEGIDLYRKRLPGLQIQELRDGTREKEADAIRAARRPDEQLVVLTEEGDNFGSVSFAQKIEQASHERIAFVIGGADGITDALKAEARWQLSLSPMTFPHELARLLLIEQLFRAQAILQGSPYHRA
- a CDS encoding 2OG-Fe(II) oxygenase, with product MLHIVDQLVPDQDLTALRELCNAHGELRQQFDGNSLFSWIPTSENSPPTRSPHSSENQALIESYLNQHLNPLIQRFAPDAIGVEWWCNTNNDLDWHVDKDEAYAAACGRHQLPILSTVFYPHSRCAGGELLIADSHDIQPNSPIGIPDFRSVISVPPIVNRLVIFSAGVLHRINPFEGERYSIAVNFWGQALSQDSP
- a CDS encoding DUF805 domain-containing protein; translation: MLRLKDSLISNNKSLKKSFVYEGRASREEYFLFIYFQIVFVIFNLILITLTSPILNLLPPNVKNIILIILSLPLVVYYVGLPFAYASLCVRRLHDLGMGLKSWYMLPFVSHKMGSKEPNAWGESPRA
- a CDS encoding calcium-binding protein codes for the protein MVDNRRNPSYPYAGGNNPVPEDDWDSFEPDPGFAKIELKNAFFDTSLKTFGASPNQVEGAEKSYMFMKDHQGFTWFYGTIFQQAMIPDGLFPGEDPFVAAASESLQAGQLSMLVNDKNQNEVFPAVNEQGEKITYYFIEDPWGNEYIAQGANTSDVNSAAPGSAEALAELFSSSVLPDGWSKSYREFDEDFVLDPATGSEDSESELKYNAVSDHQSILYYQSEWSEKGKLPAMLIDGMPSWNNDEDGVLKGNKLSNDLHGAGGKDLVVGKKGDDFLYGNNGDDTLKGGHGNDVLTGGPGADVLVGGGGQNTFGDEQDGENDVIKVKQDQNPDRIKNLDQNDRIQIKATGNKDDLPVTVTLETLEAVGESLLISLADEAIAYFTGDSLTADDLVQMIEVI
- a CDS encoding LexA family transcriptional regulator produces the protein MDDGQCQPLLPLQPRGSRGLPPLAGERIAAGFPSPADDYVEVGIDLNEQLIRHPTSTFFLRVSGQSMIDAGIHDGDLLVVDRSLEPRPGRVVVAVLDGAFTLKRLARHRGRLRLEAANPDYPALELHRCGEVQIWGVAIHVIHPL
- a CDS encoding Y-family DNA polymerase, which gives rise to MPQATALIDGNNFYASCEQSLDPSLIGRPVVVLSNNDGCIVARSAEARALGIAMGTPYFKARRELQRQNVVVRSSNYALYADMSQRMMAVFEAHCEDLEIYSIDEAFGRMSRPHDGDLQSWARGLRARVRRDLGLPIAIGLGASKGQAKLANRLAKRVPGHAGIFDLIRCDDADGWLESVEIEDVWGIGRKLARWCRLRGISNARLLRDMPSGELRAKCGVVGLRLQRELRGHACLPLDLAPSPKQETCVSRSFSRPITSLEELRQAVATYVVRAAEKLRKQRQRAAALTVYTRTSPFIPAFYSQAASTTLDLPSNDTAALLETALPLVNHIFRPHRQLAKAGVLMQHLQGTDILQSHLLVPMSDEEQAKRERLMQTIDRINHKYGRNSLQYAACGLSQPWLMKREQLGANSTTRLDQIPIVHAR